One part of the Thermoleophilia bacterium genome encodes these proteins:
- a CDS encoding PIN domain nuclease — MSNRDGVMTTSTTSQETPPPDPGTPDSVAPTDTRSPAERFGLPYPGAQLRPRTTSPVVLRVAQLVLGLLGALGGYRIGRTIDFGYELGDPWQYLAYGGAIAGAGIVGWVVGGAVGNWLPARIRAIDRAADKRSAGELTVGAVGLVVGLVAAALAGVAVAKLPLVGPYLLLPAVLIVAYIFTRIAVRKHSEILRLVGVRSRGQSTVAPRVIDTSAIIDGRIIDVVRAHFLPGQIIIPAFVVEELHRVADSMDSEKRKRGRRGLDLIEELTVAGDQRVSVRSGDVPGNGVDAKLLNLTREIHGCLVTTDYALNKVARIQGIEVLNINDLANALKPVVLPGETLRVRIIREGREYDQGVGYLDDGTMVVVEGARGHVGGEPEDVEVTSVIQNPSGKMIFSRLLAPPSGSAGS, encoded by the coding sequence ATGTCCAACCGCGACGGGGTGATGACGACGTCTACAACGAGCCAGGAGACCCCCCCGCCCGATCCGGGCACCCCGGATTCCGTGGCCCCCACGGACACCCGATCTCCGGCGGAGCGGTTCGGGCTGCCGTACCCGGGGGCCCAACTTCGTCCGCGCACCACGAGCCCTGTGGTGCTCCGCGTGGCACAACTCGTGCTCGGGCTGCTCGGTGCCCTCGGCGGGTACCGCATCGGCCGTACGATCGACTTCGGGTACGAACTTGGTGATCCGTGGCAGTACCTCGCCTACGGCGGTGCGATCGCCGGTGCCGGAATCGTGGGCTGGGTCGTCGGGGGCGCGGTGGGGAACTGGCTCCCTGCCCGGATACGCGCCATCGACCGTGCGGCGGACAAGCGTTCGGCGGGTGAACTCACCGTGGGTGCCGTGGGATTGGTGGTGGGTCTCGTGGCCGCAGCGCTGGCGGGGGTGGCCGTGGCCAAACTCCCACTGGTGGGTCCGTATCTGCTCCTGCCGGCGGTCCTCATCGTGGCCTACATCTTCACCCGCATCGCTGTCCGTAAGCATTCCGAGATCCTTCGCCTCGTCGGCGTGCGATCACGGGGTCAGTCCACCGTCGCCCCCCGTGTCATCGACACGAGCGCGATCATCGACGGGCGCATCATCGATGTGGTGCGGGCCCATTTTCTCCCGGGGCAGATCATCATCCCGGCGTTCGTGGTGGAGGAACTTCATCGCGTGGCCGACTCGATGGACTCCGAGAAGCGAAAGCGCGGGCGTCGTGGCTTGGATCTGATCGAGGAACTAACGGTGGCGGGTGATCAGCGCGTGTCGGTGAGGTCTGGGGATGTCCCCGGCAACGGCGTGGACGCCAAACTCCTCAACCTCACCCGGGAGATCCACGGCTGCCTCGTTACCACCGACTACGCGCTGAATAAGGTGGCGCGTATCCAGGGGATCGAGGTCCTAAACATCAATGATCTGGCGAATGCGCTGAAGCCGGTGGTGCTTCCTGGGGAGACGCTCCGTGTGCGCATCATCCGTGAGGGGCGCGAATACGATCAGGGAGTGGGATACCTCGATGACGGCACCATGGTGGTGGTGGAGGGGGCCCGCGGCCATGTGGGTGGGGAACCCGAGGACGTCGAGGTGACCAGCGTCATCCAGAACCCGTCGGGGAAGATGATCTTCTCGCGTCTACTCGCCCCTCCGAGCGGATCGGCCGGATCCTGA